A region from the Mya arenaria isolate MELC-2E11 chromosome 2, ASM2691426v1 genome encodes:
- the LOC128225199 gene encoding cleavage and polyadenylation specificity factor subunit 4-like isoform X2, with translation MQDVVAPVQNITFDIEIALNNQLGAQPLPFPGMDKSGAAICTFFMTTMGCSKATACPFRHVKGEKTVVCKHWLRGLCKKGDDCEFLHEFDMTKMPECFFFSKYGQCNNKECPFLHIDPAQKMKDCAWYDRGFCRHGPNCKNRHVRRLICQNYLCGFCLDGPKCKFMHPTYDLPVPDQNIQTKKMMVVCHSCGEIGHKSISCPKSIKTDSSTHGDRPVGSGIPGSGYQYSRGGHVFRPMGRGLPMDDPARLEHVICFKCGEKGHYANRCTKSDLAFLQSGS, from the exons ATGCAAGACGTTGTAGCTCCCGTTCAGAATATCACTTTTGATATTGAAATAGCACTCAACAATCAGTTGGGTGCCCAGCCCCTGCCTTTCCCTGGAATGGACA AGTCTGGTGCAGCAATATGCACATTCTTTATGACAACCATGGGTTGCAGCAAGGCTACAGCCTGTCCATTCCGACATGTCAAAGGGGAAAAAACTGTGGTCTGCAAACATTGGCTTAGGGGCTTGTGCAAGAAGGGAGATGATTGTGAATTTTTGCATGAGTTTGATATGACAAAGATGCCTGAATGCTTCTTTTTCAGTAAATATG GTCAGTGTAATAACAAAGAATGTCCGTTTCTTCACATTGACCCAGCACAGAAGATGAAAGATTGTGCCTGGTATGACAGAGGCTTCTGTAGACATG GTCCAAACTGCAAGAATCGTCATGTGAGAAGATTGATTTGCCAGAACTATCTATGTGGCTTTTGCTTGGATGGACCAAAGTGCAAATTTATGCA TCCCACATATGACCTGCCAGTTCCAGACCAGAATATTCAGACGAAGAAGATGATGGTAGTTTGTCACAGCTGTGGGGAAATTGGACACAAATCTATCTCCTGCCCTAAGAGTATAAAAACAGACTCCTCAACACATGGAGATAGG CCGGTTGGGTCTGGTATTCCCGGAAGTGGTTACCAGTATTCTCGTGGGGGCCATGTTTTTCGACCCATGGGACGAGGCCTGCCCATGGATGATCCTGCCAGGCTTGAACATGTGATCTGCTTTAAG TGTGGAGAGAAGGGCCACTATGCCAACAGATGTACTAAAAGCGACCTGGCATTTTTGCAGTCAGGCAGTTAG
- the LOC128225199 gene encoding cleavage and polyadenylation specificity factor subunit 4-like isoform X1, which produces MQDVVAPVQNITFDIEIALNNQLGAQPLPFPGMDKSGAAICTFFMTTMGCSKATACPFRHVKGEKTVVCKHWLRGLCKKGDDCEFLHEFDMTKMPECFFFSKYDRKRWSINKRGNGQCNNKECPFLHIDPAQKMKDCAWYDRGFCRHGPNCKNRHVRRLICQNYLCGFCLDGPKCKFMHPTYDLPVPDQNIQTKKMMVVCHSCGEIGHKSISCPKSIKTDSSTHGDRPVGSGIPGSGYQYSRGGHVFRPMGRGLPMDDPARLEHVICFKCGEKGHYANRCTKSDLAFLQSGS; this is translated from the exons ATGCAAGACGTTGTAGCTCCCGTTCAGAATATCACTTTTGATATTGAAATAGCACTCAACAATCAGTTGGGTGCCCAGCCCCTGCCTTTCCCTGGAATGGACA AGTCTGGTGCAGCAATATGCACATTCTTTATGACAACCATGGGTTGCAGCAAGGCTACAGCCTGTCCATTCCGACATGTCAAAGGGGAAAAAACTGTGGTCTGCAAACATTGGCTTAGGGGCTTGTGCAAGAAGGGAGATGATTGTGAATTTTTGCATGAGTTTGATATGACAAAGATGCCTGAATGCTTCTTTTTCAGTAAATATG ACCGAAAACGTTGGTCCATAAACAAACGTGGTAATG GTCAGTGTAATAACAAAGAATGTCCGTTTCTTCACATTGACCCAGCACAGAAGATGAAAGATTGTGCCTGGTATGACAGAGGCTTCTGTAGACATG GTCCAAACTGCAAGAATCGTCATGTGAGAAGATTGATTTGCCAGAACTATCTATGTGGCTTTTGCTTGGATGGACCAAAGTGCAAATTTATGCA TCCCACATATGACCTGCCAGTTCCAGACCAGAATATTCAGACGAAGAAGATGATGGTAGTTTGTCACAGCTGTGGGGAAATTGGACACAAATCTATCTCCTGCCCTAAGAGTATAAAAACAGACTCCTCAACACATGGAGATAGG CCGGTTGGGTCTGGTATTCCCGGAAGTGGTTACCAGTATTCTCGTGGGGGCCATGTTTTTCGACCCATGGGACGAGGCCTGCCCATGGATGATCCTGCCAGGCTTGAACATGTGATCTGCTTTAAG TGTGGAGAGAAGGGCCACTATGCCAACAGATGTACTAAAAGCGACCTGGCATTTTTGCAGTCAGGCAGTTAG